One genomic segment of Triplophysa rosa linkage group LG22, Trosa_1v2, whole genome shotgun sequence includes these proteins:
- the ppp1r3c2a gene encoding protein phosphatase 1 regulatory subunit 3C, whose translation MSSTKIYRFSGYSSPEFVMPVDLAMHTQTNPRVSHLLGISPLRPSALNMPTQELQFSRPSTPSPTSSLSSFSSASLISSYSPPRRGTLRRKKRVVFADDKGLSLTSVRIFNAYHPETETEDTPHPEEKVKVAERPSTQTGKIRVKLGFPQPCPDRASLKENLVQLESCSVTEKTLSGSVRVCNVKFDKTVSVRITFDSWRSHQNIACTYVREPQGSLETDLFAFNIPLPFEMDPAKRVEFLVVFQPGKTGVQLVDNNKGKNYHISVENVTSDFIRFFTPSRRSFVVPSPQRLAVWPVTRSHDLPKAKYQPCKGPPYTQHLLHRSWSMTNLTGLC comes from the exons atgagCAGCACAAA AATATACCGATTTAGCGGGTATTCTTCACCGGAGTTTGTTATGCCAGTGGATCTAGCCATGCATACGCAGACAAACCCACGGGTGTCTCATCTGCTCGGCATATCCCCTCTCAGGCCCTCTGCGCTCAACATGCCCACCCAGGAGCTTCAATTCTCCAGACCTTCGACCCCATCCCCTAcatcttctctctcttcatttAGTTCTGCCAGTTTGATCTCCTCATACTCTCCTCCGCGCAGAGGAACGCTGCGAAGAAAAAAGCGCGTGGTGTTCGCGGACGATAAAGGGCTCTCTCTCACATCCGTGCGCATCTTCAACGCTTACCATCCAGAGACGGAAACCGAAGACACGCCGCACCCTGAAGAAAAAGTGAAAGTTGCGGAAAGACCGTCCACGCAGACCGGGAAGATCCGCGTAAAGCTTGGCTTCCCACAACCGTGCCCGGACCGCGCGAGTCTGAAGGAAAACCTCGTGCAGCTGGAGAGCTGCAGCGTGACAGAGAAGACACTGAGCGGTTCGGTGCGCGTCTGTAACGTCAAGTTTGATAAGACTGTATCCGTTCGCATAACTTTCGATTCATGGAGAAGCCACCAAAACATCGCGTGCACGTACGTGAGGGAACCGCAGGGGTCCTTGGAGACGGACTTGTTTGCTTTTAATATCCCCCTGCCATTCGAGATGGATCCAGCAAAGCGAGTCGAGTTCTTAGTGGTATTCCAACCCGGCAAGACCGGCGTGCAGCTGGTGGACAATAACAAAGGTAAAAACTACCACATATCCGTGGAAAACGTCACATCTGATTTTATCCGGTTCTTTACGCCAAGCAGACGTAGCTTCGTTGTGCCAAGTCCTCAGCGTCTTGCGGTGTGGCCTGTGACCAGAAGCCATGACCTGCCCAAGGCGAAATACCAGCCATGCAAAGGCCCACCTTACACACAGCATCTGTTACACAGGTCCTGGAGCATGACAAACTTAACTGGATTGTGTTAA